From a region of the Acidimicrobiales bacterium genome:
- a CDS encoding nucleoside hydrolase: protein MTSTPKIILDCDPGHDDAMAILVAATYGDLIGITTVSGNAPLDMTTRNALLVCQIAGLDVPVHAGAARPLVIEARHARQVHGATGLDGPDLPGLNRQVHSTDAVRFIIDTVRSTDDVWLVPIGPLTNIALALREAPDIAQRIAGISLMGGSAGPGNVTATAEFNIWADPHAARVVLSAGIAVVKMAGLNLTSQYTVDRGTVRDLASQGTETSTFASQVIEAYVDAGQRIRGVAEANLHDPCAVLALTHPELFTSTHNHVDVSTEGITEGMTVVDERGWGGAPPNVEVLRTIDRDEGIDVFVAAVRRFQ from the coding sequence TTGACCAGCACACCAAAGATCATCCTGGACTGCGACCCAGGCCACGACGACGCAATGGCGATACTGGTCGCGGCCACATACGGCGACCTGATCGGTATCACCACCGTGTCGGGTAACGCCCCGCTGGACATGACTACCCGCAACGCCCTGCTGGTGTGCCAGATCGCGGGGCTCGACGTGCCCGTGCACGCCGGAGCCGCCCGCCCACTGGTCATCGAGGCCAGACATGCCCGGCAGGTACACGGTGCCACCGGCCTCGACGGCCCCGACCTGCCCGGCCTCAACCGCCAGGTCCACAGCACCGACGCCGTTCGGTTCATCATCGACACGGTCAGGTCGACCGACGATGTGTGGCTGGTGCCCATCGGGCCGCTGACCAACATCGCCCTGGCCCTGCGCGAGGCCCCCGACATCGCCCAGCGCATCGCCGGAATCTCGCTGATGGGCGGGTCTGCAGGCCCCGGCAACGTCACCGCCACGGCCGAGTTCAACATCTGGGCCGACCCCCACGCGGCTCGGGTAGTGCTGTCGGCGGGCATTGCGGTGGTGAAGATGGCGGGGCTGAACCTGACGTCCCAATACACCGTCGACCGCGGCACGGTGCGAGACCTCGCATCGCAGGGCACCGAGACATCTACGTTCGCCTCGCAGGTCATCGAGGCCTACGTCGACGCGGGCCAGCGCATCAGGGGTGTTGCAGAGGCGAACCTGCACGATCCGTGCGCGGTGTTGGCCCTGACCCACCCCGAGTTGTTCACGTCCACCCACAACCACGTCGACGTCTCTACCGAAGGCATCACCGAGGGCATGACCGTGGTCGACGAGCGCGGCTGGGGCGGAGCCCCGCCCAACGTCGAGGTGCTGCGCACGATCGATCGCGACGAGGGCATAGACGTGTTCGTCGCAGCTGTCAGGAGGTTCCAGTGA
- a CDS encoding NAD(P)-dependent oxidoreductase, giving the protein MTADVVQIAAPSWQRFGPRLVAEFPDFEWIVVDTDSVMLHTAAGTQAEIEPQQAQPTVAWMCFEVFGSPVMRRHFKMAETAPTVELVHASYAGLDGEYWQRLADRGIEVTSAHLSGVPIAEFIMHRVLDWFQRGPVRHHSQAAHQWHRYEYREVFGTNWLVVGMGAIGTEVAVRARAFGASVTGVRRSPAGDEPVDAMIGPDDLPDHVGKADVVVFTLPSSPDTDDLVDADLLARFKPDAVLVNVGRGSLIDEDALRQALDAEQLEGAILDVMRTEPLPSDHWMWDHPKVWVSPHNSAAGNNRFERSYGHFVKAMRARSAGRR; this is encoded by the coding sequence GTGACCGCCGACGTAGTTCAGATCGCTGCGCCGAGCTGGCAACGGTTCGGCCCCCGCCTGGTGGCCGAATTCCCCGACTTCGAATGGATAGTCGTCGACACCGACTCGGTGATGCTCCACACCGCCGCGGGTACACAAGCCGAGATCGAGCCTCAGCAGGCGCAGCCGACGGTCGCGTGGATGTGCTTCGAGGTCTTCGGGTCGCCGGTGATGCGCCGCCACTTCAAGATGGCCGAAACCGCGCCGACCGTCGAGCTCGTTCACGCCTCATACGCCGGTCTCGACGGTGAGTACTGGCAGCGGCTGGCCGACCGTGGCATCGAGGTCACGTCCGCCCACCTGTCCGGGGTGCCGATCGCAGAGTTCATCATGCACAGGGTGCTCGACTGGTTTCAGAGGGGCCCGGTTCGCCATCACAGCCAGGCAGCCCATCAGTGGCATCGATACGAGTATCGGGAGGTATTCGGCACCAACTGGCTGGTCGTGGGAATGGGAGCCATCGGCACCGAGGTGGCGGTCAGGGCCCGAGCGTTTGGTGCCAGCGTCACGGGCGTCAGGCGCAGCCCGGCAGGCGACGAGCCGGTCGACGCGATGATCGGCCCAGACGACCTGCCCGATCACGTGGGCAAGGCCGACGTTGTGGTGTTCACCCTGCCGTCTTCGCCGGACACGGACGACCTGGTCGACGCCGACCTGCTGGCCCGCTTCAAACCCGACGCCGTGCTGGTGAACGTCGGCCGCGGCTCGCTGATAGACGAGGACGCGCTGCGTCAAGCGCTCGATGCAGAGCAGCTCGAGGGAGCGATTCTGGACGTCATGCGCACCGAGCCCCTGCCCTCGGATCACTGGATGTGGGACCACCCCAAGGTGTGGGTAAGCCCCCACAACTCGGCGGCGGGCAACAACCGGTTCGAGCGCAGCTACGGCCACTTCGTCAAGGCCATGCGCGCCCGCTCGGCCGGCCGGCGCTAG